The Limanda limanda chromosome 13, fLimLim1.1, whole genome shotgun sequence genome has a window encoding:
- the LOC133018585 gene encoding FYVE and coiled-coil domain-containing protein 1-like, with the protein MASSVGDNQLQRIIRDLDDAVLELSKEHRECGEPITDDSSNLHKFFYKLEYLLQFDQKEKTTFLGQRKDYWDYFCDCLIKIKGANDGIRFVKSIPELKTSLGKGRAFIRYSLVHQRLADTLQQCLINQKVTSDWYYARSPFLKCHLTADIINHLYELNQIQFDVAARGYDLDADWPSFARRTLSTASPAFLWKPPTRCSSINSLVSSYSHSQAQEYLPIPDFSHSLLGELGELGEPSPCSIAENLRIELDQSELRQQELLVQVQELSNEAAELKGVVKDLQGELATQKSSGHYAAAEPGDGEKTNHLHTCREAIKSDIQDRITSAENRNMELLSKLDEALNEKGQQTTSYCDSAWKIQDLLDKLKTAEEERLVAKRESEDRARISERLAQELKLREQELRDSEEKLAEVKAGAHDEQEEALRRLEELQGVVGRIQGALSLKEKETGNLRAQLQGLQASLDCRERQAEDLRKRLWEERVEVEQICSRGASQNEELESLMPDLSKALKSREKELAVSSERIKHLEEQVEKLNVEKESLSSRLTDDEVNAWGQAENVEDFKTQCSNLMEGNTRLLETAKKSEDNVTELTESRTALLAQLATLRASEKHLKSRVEATNVCVEAREKKLLDENLHLEETVQNALVQKEVSDAQLKKLEEENRDLLEVQSLLRKQLARTQQELDSLATEVAKLDKHLTVSQRTQAELLEKLEETEAKFRDKTVKCGLLQARAVELESMSGELHDEKGAAESNEKMHKLDHQHPSSSMETKEGSFRLVIAEAQLELNLREVHRLREEVVELRAQLLAGSEERVKVQALQEVTESSREDLRALAEQLKAQVEELNRKHVDEILQSREREESLVRERDGEAQARAGLAAEVTACREELNKLKKRYESLCVENSDSREALHRANTETAELGVHVCMLTADNEEARLRFEGLSTRLQELEDDASLEAKRQESCLQELRQQNQQLLNQLHNEDGLLATKQKLQTLSDAQQEAASLQDTNQEQIQALRFQLSSQTMSHDSRLQSVNQELQEVKLHLTTEQEKVVDLGNKLKEIMAESQRYCQQIEEKNIQMAGSENLMQQKEDEIIHLKGNLSSSESALEAAQRTCQEMSENLRRVTKDKQSFDLKTTAELDDLYRTKINLEERLIELIREKDALWQKSDALEFEQKLRDEETERDVNYCLGCHSQFSWWLRKYNCRLCGRPFCYYCCSNTVSTQQGGNRERCCTDCYNQHSAVVERHPQEEVMHSTPGTPFSRLLQAGRAVTAGPGPDENEKQDDGVFDIITDEEVSVVSDSLSFATACSSEHGQQGAAQLSSSASAGDITSEDTEDLGASVQDAEICLLKSGELTLSVHFSIDDISGFGDSSQELFIKSSCYSTIPITMSSPGPTVSWTFTSEPKSISFSVVYRESAETPLEQAKVLIPLTRCNSHKETIQGELKVRNPGEYTLIFDNSFSRFISKKVLYHLSLDRPVVYDGTDLL; encoded by the exons TTGAAGACGTCGCTGGGGAAAGGACGGGCCTTCATCCGCTACTCGCTCGTTCACCAGCGTCTTGCCGACACGCTGCAGCAGTGTCTTATAAACCAGAAAGTCACAAG TGACTGGTATTATGCCCGGAGTCCATTCCTTAAGTGTCACCTCACCGCTGACATAATCAACCATCTTTATGAGCTCAACCAGATCCAATTTGACGTGGCGGCCAGAGGTTATGACCTCGATGCGGATTGGCCATCCTTTGCAAG GCGAACACTAAGCACAGCCTCACCAGCTTTCCTGTGGAAGCCTCCGACTCGCTGCTCCAGCATCAACAGTTTGGTTAGCAGCTATTCACACTCACAG GCGCAGGAGTATCTTCCAATCCCAGACTTCAGTCACAGTCTCCTTGGGGAACTGGGAGAACTGGGGGAACCCTCTCCTTGCAGTATTGCAGAGAATCTCCGCATTGAGCTCGACCAGTCCGAGCTCAGACAGCAGGAGCTTCTGGTGCAGGTTCAGGAGTTAAGCAACGAAGCTGCAGAGCTGAAAGGTGTGGTTAAAGACCTGCAAGGAGAGCTGGCCACTCAGAAGTCGTCTGGACACTATGCAGCAGCTGAACCCGGTGATGGGGAGAAAACAAATCACCTTCACACTTGTAGGGAAGCAATAAAAAGCGATATACAAGACAGAATCACATCTGCAGAGAACAGAAATATGGAGCTTCTCTCTAAGTTGGATGAAGCACTGAATGAGAAAGGCCAACAAACAACAAGCTACTGTGACTCCGCCTGGAAAATTCAGGATCTTCTGGATAAACTTAAGacggcagaggaggagagactggtAGCAAAGAGAGAGTCCGAAGACAGGGCAAGAATCTCCGAGCGTCTAGCACAGGAACTCAAACTCAGGGAGCAAGAGTTGAGAGACAGTGAGGAGAAGCTAGCTGAAGTGAAAGCTGGGGCCCATGACGAACAGGAGGAGGCGCTGAGACGCCTGGAGGAGCTCCAAGGGGTCGTTGGTCGAATTCAAGGGGCGTTGAGTTTGAAAGAGAAGGAGACGGGGAACCTGAGAGCCCAGCTTCAGGGTCTACAAGCATCCCTGGACTGCAGGGAGCGGCAAGCAGAGGACCTGAGGAAAAGGCTgtgggaggagagggtggaggtAGAGCAGATATGTAGCAGGGGTGCCAGCCAGAATGAGGAGCTCGAGAGCCTAATGCCGGATTTAAGTAAAGCCCTaaaaagcagagagaaagagctaGCTGTTAGTTCAGAGAGAATAAAACACttagaggagcaggtggagaagTTAAACGttgagaaagaaagtctgaGCTCAAGACTCACTGATGATGAAGTCAATGCCTGGGGTCAAGCCGAGAATGTTGAGGACTTCAAAACACAATGCAGCAATCTCATGGAAGGTAACACAAGGCTCCTTGAAACAGCGAAGAAGAGTGAGGACAATGTCACAGAGCTAACAGAGAGCAGGACAGCCTTGTTAGCTCAGCTTGCCACTTTGAGGGCATCGGAGAAGCACTTAAAAAGTAGAGTAGAGgctacaaatgtgtgtgtggaggcccGGGAGAAGAAGCTGCTAGATGAAAACCTGCATTTGGAAGAGACTGTTCAAAATGCACTTGTCCAGAAGGAAGTGTCAGATGCTCAGTTGAAGAAGcttgaggaggagaacagagaccTTCTCGAGGTTCAATCCTTGTTGAGGAAGCAGTTAGCGAGAACACAACAGGAGTTGGACTCTCTCGCCACCGAAGTTGCAAAGTTGGACAAGCACCTCACAGTTTCGCAAAGAACCCAAGCGGAGTTACTGGAAAAACTAGAGGAGACTGAGGCAAAGTTCAGAGACAAGACTGTTAAATGTGGACTTCTTCAGGCTCGAGCGGTGGAACTGGAGAGCATGAGCGGAGAGCTGCACGACGAAAAGGGAGCTGCAGAGAGTAATGAGAAAATGCATAAGCTTGATCATCAGCATCCGAGTTCCTCCATGGAAACCAAAGAGGGTTCATTCAGGCTGGTGATAGCTGAGGCTCAGCTGGAGCTCAACCTGAGGGAGGTGCACCGGCTccgggaggaggtggtggagctcAGGGCTCAGCTGCTGGCCGGATCTGAGGAGAGGGTGAAAGTTCAGGCCCTCCAGGAGGTGACGGAGTCCTCCAGGGAAGACCTCCGAGCTTTAGCAGAGCAACTCAAGGCccaggtggaggagctgaaccGCAAGCACGTGGACGAGATTCTCCAATCCCGAGAGCGAGAAGAATCTCTCGTCCGCGAGCGAGACGGTGAGGCCCAGGCTCGAGCCGGTCTGGCTGCAGAAGTGACCGCCTGCAGAGAGGAGCTGAACAAACTGAAGAAGCGCTACGAATCCCTGTGTGTGGAGAACAGTGATTCCAGGGAGGCGCTGCACCGAGCCAACACAGAAACAGCTGAGCTCGGCGTGCATGTTTGTATGCTCACCGCTGACAATGAAGAGGCCCGTCTGCGCTTCGAGGGCCTGTCGACAAGGCTGCAAGAGCTGGAGGACGATGCGTCTCTGGAAGCTAAGAGGCAGGAGAGCTGCCTGCAGGAATTACGGCAACAGAACCAGCAACTCCTCAATCAGCTCCATAATGAGGACGGTCTGTTGGCAACCAAGCAGAAGCTGCAGACGCTGAGCGACGCCCAGCAGGAGGCTGCATCTCTGCAGGACACGAACCAGGAGCAGATCCAGGCCCTCCGCTTCCAGCTCAGCAGCCAGACCATGAGCCACGACAGCCGGCTCCAG AGTGTGAACCAAgagctacaggaagtgaaattaCATCTGACGACAGAGCAGGAGAAAGTGGTCGATCTGGGGAACAAACTCAAAGAGATAATG GCTGAGAGTCAGAGATATTGCCAACAGATTGAGGAGAAAAACATCCAGATGGCCGGGTCTGAAAATCTCATGCAGCAGAAAGAAGACGAGATAATCCATCTGAAAGGGAATTTATCAAG TTCTGAGTCAGCTCTCGAAGCCGCTCAGCGGACATGTCAGGAGATGAGTGAAAATCTACGGAGAGTCACGAAGGACAAACAGAGCTTTGATCTGAAGACAACTGCTGAGCTCGATGACCTCTACCGCACCAAAATCAATCTGGAGGAAAGACTCATAGAACTCATCAG GGAGAAAGATGCACTTTGGCAGAAATCCGACGCCTTGGAGTTTGAGCAGAAGCTGCGGGAtgaggagacggagagggacGTAAACTACTGCCTGGGCTGTCACAGTCAGTTCAGCTGGTGGCTGCGCAAGTACAACTGCAG ACTGTGTGGGCGTCCCTTCTGCTACTACTGCTGCAGCAACACGGTGAGCACCCAACAGGGCGGCAACAGAGAACGCTGCTGCACGGACTGTTACAACCAGCACAGCGCAGTGGTGGAGCGCCACCCGCAGGAGGAAGTGATGCACAGCACACCGGGGACTCCATTCAGCCGCTTGCTGCAGGCGGGGAGAGCTGTGACTGCTGGGCCAG gacCGGATGAAAATGAGAAACAGGATGATGGTGTTTTTGACATCATCACAGACGAAGAAGTGAGCGTCGTCAGTGACTCCCTCTCTTTTGCCACCGCTTGCTCTTCTGAGCACggacagcagggggcagcacagCT AAGCAGCAGTGCCAGTGCAGGAGACATCACATCAGAGGACACTGAGGACCTCGGGGCTTCGGTGCAGGATGCAGAGATCTGCCTGCTGAAGTCTGGAGAACTCAC ACTCTCTGTCCACTTCTCGATCGATGACATCTCCGGGTTCGGGGACAGCTCCCAAGAGCTCTTCATCAAATCCAGCTGTTACAGCACCATCCCCATCACCATGAGCAGCCCTGGTCCCACTGTTTCCTGGACCTTCACCTCTGAGCCCAAGAGCATCTCCTTCAGTGTGGTGTACAGGGAGAGCGCAGAGACGCCGCTGGAGCAGGCCAAG GTTTTGATCCCACTGACTCGCTGTAACTCCCACAAAGAGACGATCCAGGGGGAGCTGAAAGTCAGGAACCCCGGAGAATACACACTCATCTTTGACAACTCCTTCTCCAG GTTCATCTCAAAGAAAGTGCTGTATCACCTGAGTCTGGACAGGCCGGTGGTCTACGACGGCACTGACCTCCTCTGA